The window GCGCACTTTGTGAAATCCAGgtcagatgtttccagctgttattattttaatatgaaaCTAACAAAATTAGGATAGAGGGCCTCCCAGATAATTAATTTGATCAAATAATTGATTGTTTTttcatattgttttattttgaggaGCTAAAGATGACAAGAAAGGTGCTATATAAATAGAGTCCATTTACAAGTGGGCaggttttatttggttttagaTGTAGTTCTGTCCATGAACTTCTCCTTTGACTTTCACCTCCCTTCAATTAGTTTCCCAAACttattatcaatcaatcaatcaatcaatcaatcaaatcaaggtagggggagaggagaggagaggagaggagaggagaggagaggagaggagaggagaggagagggaagagggggagaggagaggagaggaagaggaagaggagaggagaggaggtaaaaagaaaatcctttcCAAAtccagcctaaccctaaccctctgaaatTTGGACGcaaacagaagcaaaaaaacatcaaagaccTTCTACCTGTGAACTTTGAGTCCAGGTTTCCAAGGAAATAAAAGCAATTATCTTTGTCAAACAAGtttaacaaaaacacacagaaaacacacattgtgACAGAAAAGCAAATGAGCTCTTGGCCTCACTCTGTCTTGGACTGCGTGCATGAGCCGTGCACACACGGCTCAATATCTTGTGTTTATGACTAAGATCTGATATAAGAATCCTGTTTTCATATGAAAGTCACAGACAGCGGTGCGCTAACAGGAAATGCATCGTCAGTGATGGCTGGCAGCCCTCGAGGGAGCGCTTGGCCCAGCACCAGAGCAAAGGGTTCTGGGTAATGTGTTGCAGATGACGGAAATGGAGGGCAGCTGCGTCAGGCTTGATGTGACTCAGCCAGCTGTTGAGTCACATGAGGCTTTCAGATCTCTTAGTGACCACACAGTGACAAGGTGATGACCAGAGGCAGCTGGCACTGTTGCTATTGgcccacctaaccctaaccccctaaccccctaaccctaatcccaacccttgGCCCACCTTTTGGCAAGTCCAAGTAAGCTCAAGGTCTGGAGCAATTAGGAGGACCCATCCTGCCAGCTGCACGGAGCGACTTCACCCACCGAATCACATGTTGGTTGAGTGCCCCACGCGAGTGGGGGCATAGGAAGATCCCCATAGAAATCAGCTAATGGGTACTACCAGAGGGTCAAGGCAAAGGGGAACCAGGCACCATCACCCACAGCTACTACCTTCAAATGCAACGGGGGGAAAGTTCCTACTGCCAAAACGGCAGCCATGAATCTGCTTCCCATTAGGCTGGGAAACCTTAAACCCGAGTAGGCAAGTCGATTCTGCTcgctgtgaagcgtctgtggcGTTTAACACAGTGTGACACCAACGTTTTTTCGCTTTTTTTGGGCAGGTCTGGTTAAACTTTACACCAGAGGAGGGGGTCATGAGAACCTCAGCTGCTGCCCCATATACCTTTGTAGATCCGGACCACAGCAGATGAGGGAGAATTTCCTCAGACAGCTCCGGTGTCACAGGGAAGAAAGACAGAATTGTTCCTGCCACAGCTTCCCAACACATCTGCGCTGTGTGGCAGAAACTCGCTGCAAACTCTTTAAAACTCGAAAAACAACCGGGGGACAATAATTCCATCAAGGTCAGTTACTCCAAAGGTTAGACGGCCAGATGTTGGACTGTTGTTTTCTTACTGTGGCTCAGAGGAGTCATGTTGGGTTTGGGCTGATCGCTGGTAAAACCTTCGCTCTTGCATCATTTCCTGCATATTTAGACAACCCATCAGACTCTGGGATCATGGATCCTTTTCCCTTTCCAGGGCTACTCCAAACCTCCCGGTCGTCCCTCGGTCATCTGTTTCCACTCTCCTTTTCCAGCTCTTTATTTGTCATCGGCTCTTTCCACCGTGATGTGGCGGATCAGAATGAATGAGTCAGAATATCTGGGTCACCGAACCACATCAGACGCAGGCCGCCGGCTACTGTAGGACGGACACACACGCATTTATATACACAATGGGCTTGGCTACAGTTTGTCTTAACTCTGACACTCCACCCAGAATCTAAATGAATCAACAAACAGGCCttggggcaaataaaaaaaaaactgtttagaCTGGATTTATCGAGTATTGCCAACTTcaaaatttttaaataaaaatagaatgaaTATAGATGAAAAGACAACGACCAAGAATGTAAAGGAACCCCTCCCCCTCTCACTCCTTTAACCCCTTTGTGTGTTCTTTTGGTTTTCACGAAGAcaattaaatgaaaacagatCCTCACCCACGTTGGGCCAAACCTCACCTCTTCACCTGAGCAGCTAAtaaacagtgtttgtgtttatccaGCAGAGCCACTCCCCTCACTCTTTCATAAAACCACAATCCTAATCTCTCTGTCGCTGATGAAAAGGATTTATGGCACCTGAGGTGATCCGATGGCTCTTAGACACGCCCGAGTCACTTCCGCTCGTTCTCCTTGACCTACAATCTAGCTGAGCAGCACACAACTTCTGTGAGTGTAactcaccaacacacacgtggTCAAATGATCAAAAACGCCTTTTAACTTTTTCAGAGGTCAACAGGAAGGTCAGGAGCCTCGTTTCAATGCGATTAGAGTTAGAGCAACATATTAAATTAGAAATGATCTGGTCTTCAAATCAAACAAGGCAGAgccagatatttaaaaaaaaaaatcaaacggGACAATTAACTACGAAGGAAAGGCTCGTAGATCTTTGGTTGTAGAGCACTCGGACACCTGACTGGCACACGGCCACTGGCTCCACATGGACACAAGCGCACATGTGCCGAGCGCAGCACTTTCACCTCCAACCTCACACTCCGAGCTAAAACAGCGTGTTTGGTCAGGAGGAGCCAGTGCCAGGGGGAAATGTCTGCACCGAACAAGAGGGTACAACCAGGAAGAGCTCACCCGGGTGGTTCTCAACATACCAGGAGGTCCCCAACTTCTCCActggaaacattaaaaatgaagacCGAGGCGTCATTGAGCACCTGTGGGAAACCAGCCTTTCAATTTTATGCTCCTTGAGATCCTCCAAGGTATCAGCAGGGAGATGGCTTTTAGGTTGTGATCTTTTATAGTTTAACAGTATGAAAGTACTTCGCATGAGTTAAGGGaaatatatgaaaataaaaacaagagcaTTAGGTTGTGCGATTGGCCTTTAGTCAACTCACGTGCGTCACTTGTCATCTTCACGGTTCTCTGCCGCCCTGAGGAAATGTGTAACTCGGTGGCTTTGTGAGTATGCGCGTAATGTCTGTAGagtctcagtcatccaggtcatcgttatccaaggtagttttctctgtcaactggactgggtttcttctcttgaagacgtttcaccttctatccagaaggcttcttcagttctgaaatcgctggggagagagcttgaaaatatagcccctgtggaccatttgcatgctaatgatccgggtggtcacctgagagtcgttagcagggtcgttcacctagtttttgtctgctgggtcacatggtggtgagtcactgggtctcctggaatggtgtgaatgtttgttttgctgttggaaggagtggaggactgcattgtatgtgggtgataggaagtgcctcaggccaccacctctgtttaaggatggtttctccaatttgacatggatagcttccttgacacccctctcaaaccagcggtttttccccagcgagttcagaactgaagaagccttctggatagaaggcgaaacgtcttcacagaAGAAACACGTCCACTTGACAAAGAAAGCTACCTTGGATATGCACATAATTGAACAAGAGGCTTCCTGAATCTtaattcttttttaattaaaccaatatttattttgaaaaagtgcTGCTTGTAAAGAACAGTTGTTTAAAATCtccaaatgaaaaaataatttATGATACAgtaacaaaaatattaacattttctttaaaaaaaaacctgtacaatatttaaaaaccagaaaaaatattttgattaaCCAAAAGTAAGAATGGTGAAGCGGTCAAGTTCAGGGAGGTAGGTTGTATCATGCCATGAAAAAGGTTTCTTGCTGACCTGTAAAAACCTCTTAAACTTTAGAAGCTTTATcgaaccaggaagcagcaagAATTTCCataaaaaacccacaaaccaaAATCTTTTCCTGAACAGAAAACATTTTGAGGCAAAATTGGTtttactgaaaaagaaaaaagttaaaaaacccacaaacacacgcccATTAATTCTCCTACCACGGTCTGTTCAAGTATTCTCAGACTGGAGGCAGAAATGTTCATAATAAAAATAAGGATAAAATGCATTTAAGCAGACACttaaagacaattaaaaaagacaggataatttaaaaaaaaaaagaaaaaaaaaaagccaattttTACAGATTCACATTCAATTACAAACAGCACATTAATGATAAAATTGGCCATAAGAGTAAAATGACATTCCAATGAATAGATATTTCAAACTTCAGATCCAGCCCAAAGCACAAGTTCAGCAAAAGATGTGATTGAACCAACACCAAGGAAAAAAGGTGCAGAACACCTTCGTTCTTAACGAGAAAACAACCCCCACTGGCTTGAATTGTGGTCAGTAACCCTGATTGATCAGAGTATAAACCATTACAAATGGACTGATTTTACATGACCGATAACCTTGAATGCAGGTGAATTAGAAACGGGGCTGCAGTCGTAATCAGTGAGAGCAACTTGAATGGCATCCGAACAGAATGTACGCGCTAATAAAAACAGCAACCTGTTGTAGGAAGTCTTAAGTCGCTCCTCTATATACATACAAAAGACAATGGAGAAAACTGAAAACAAGAAGCAAGAACAGTCATTTAGATGACACCGTGATGATCGGGGACATGCAGCTCTTGCTGCCTTTTAGCTGGTCTGTTGCAGCAACATGCAGAGTTCAGCCACCTCAATAGCTCGAATGCTATTTGATTTGGCAGCCGTAGACCTTTAATCCATGTTTGTACAGTTATGATGGGTAATTTAACCAGTGACGTGGGTGGCCTGGTGAACCAAACTGGGGTTGAGGGTTCTAAACACCTCTGCTGCCCAAAGGGCACCATGGCACAGGCCGAGGTCAAACACGACTGGAACAACACAGGAAAACTCAATGCGAGAACTTCAAAAGGAACGTCGCGTGCCGACAACACCCTCTGCAATTTTTAACTACCAGGTTGAGGCTTTTGGTTATTTGATCCAACAGGTCGTTCGTTGTCATTTGGTTTGTAGGAATCGTGGTTTTCGATGGACATTCAGCCCAAAGACTCAGTTCTGAggcagtgtttgttttgtgtcagTCCAGGATAAGTCCAACAATCCAGAAAGTCattgaaatgtcaaattttgCAGTTGTCCCACATGGCAACTCTTCGTATGCTCTCCCAACCTCGTTACACGCCGAGTCCTGCTTTATCCACCCTCTCGGAACCCATATTTTCTTTATAAGACCTAAAAGTTCCTTGCAAATGTCCCCTGGTCCATCAAGAGCGCAGCTGCTCTAGTCTGGCTTTCAGGTCCTGTTGTTTCACTCGGAGTTTGTTCCTTTTAGTTTCCAGTATGTGAGCCTTGTCCTCCAGGCCATAGATGTAGTCGCGCGCCTTCTTCAGTATCACCACTTTGGAAGCCTTGTCGTTGTGACACAGCTCTGGCACGATGTCGCGGAGACGGGTGAAGCAGTTCTTGAGTTCGTTGCGCCGTTGTCGCTCCATCACATTGTGCGTACGCCGacgttcctcctcatcctcggtTTCCATAGAAGAGTGGTGATGGAATCGCGACGACAACGCGGCCGAGCTGCGCACAGAAGCGGAGAAGCGCGATGAGCTGTCGCCCCCCCTTGGCCGTTTGCTGCACACGTTTGACGGAGGGGGCGACGCCGGACGGGGCGCGGCATAgttgtgctgcagctggatcTCAATGTTGTGACGCTCCAGAGCTcgctgctcctcttccagctTTTGCCGATGGACGCGCAGGTCGGCCGCGGAGGGAAGCGGGCAGGGACTCGAGGGGCAGCGCACCACCGTCACCACATCAATTTCTTCCTCTGTAGGGGAGTAGGGGAGTTagacagcttttcttttttaaacataacAAAATATCCTCCCTGTCAATGTGCAAATGCTCTGGCCACGCCCTCTTCCTTCAAACCTGATCCTGCAGACCTGTCAGTCAAGTTAATATCCCACCCACAGTTCAAGAACGGTGAGAGGCCGCGGCACCTTGCAAGCATGCAGGCGGTGTACAGATAAGCCGAGTGCAAAGAACAATTTGGGCTAGGTGCCACTAAACATTAACAGTGGATTATCAATTAAAATGCCAGTGAAGCAGTTGTGAGAAAGGAGTGTTCCCACAAATATGTAACCACGATGGGACCAGCATGACAAAGAACCTGCAGATTTGAACATTATACAAGCAAAGACTGAGAATTAAACTTAAACTCACCAGAGTCACTGGATGAGTACGTGGACAGCTCGCCACCAGTTGATCCATAGTCCGACGTAGCCTCGCTGGGCTGCTCCTGGGTGTTCATCAGACTTTGACAGTCCAGCATGGAGTCAGCCATCCCCTCAAAGATGCCGGTGTTCATTTCAGGTAATAGTGGGCTGGAGCCAAGCACCAGCTTCTCTTCCAGAGTTCTGTCACCTGCCAGGCACTGCCACAGGCATTCCTCactgctgtcctcctcagggGAGCAGGGGTCACTGAGCTCATCCTTCTCTTTCCCCTCCGGCTGGAAGAAGTCACAGGTCCAGTTGAGCTGCATGTCTTGGTCTTCCAATAAAATGTTGGAGACGTAGCTCAGTTGGTCCTCTTTTGATAAAGGATTGCTGCCAGCAGCCCCAGCCTTCATTGGGGGGGACTGTGGGGGTGTTGGCAGTGACTGGAAGTCCATTAAACTCATAGACTCGTAGATCTCGTCATCAAAGAACAGTGGCTCAGAAAAAAGCCAATTTTGCGATTGACTAAAGTTTTGCAACATGTTGAAGAATCTagagagaattaaaaaaaaaaaaaacagaacaaatttagtgaatgaaaaaaagatggtgCAGCTAAAGTGACAAAAGAAGTTAACACGTTCCAAAGTCTTTCCCGCAAGGGAGACACTTATATTCGCCAGGACAAGCAAAGTTTGCGAGTCTCTAGATGAGACCCCGACCAGAAGCTCGTCACCCCTGAACCGAGTCTGCGCCGCCTGGCTGCCTGTAAATCACCGTCCTTCCTACCccccgctcttcctcctgcccccTCATGACATCACAGAACAGCTGGGAAACATGGTGAGCAAGTCAGCACCTCTTCATGGCCTCAGCCTTCATCACCAAAAAGTGAATGGGGGTGCGGCGAGACCGCCTCGCCTGTCCCGCAAGCAGCGCTTAGAAGAACTTAAATCTTTTTACtcgcttattattattatttttattatttatttttttttacaataaccAGCAACGAAATGtacaaaataagaaatatatTATTTGCTAACAACTAAAGAAGCACATGCATGAATGAGAGCTCTAGCGCGGGGCAACAATGGAGCACACAGGCTGATCAACTCCACTGCTGACTAGTCCTAAAGACTCAACCAGCCAAGACTAGTACCTGCGGAGACACTGTCCCCGCTCAACACAAGAGacactaaaataaaacacactatAGTCACAAAGTGCATCCTTCACTCTTACGTAGAGGAAGGGGGGCATCGAAAACATGCCCTCACCACCGGGGGCTTTGAACCCGCTGGAGCTCAACTCCATTAAAGCCCTGCCGGGGTTGAGCAACACCAGAAGCACACGTGAAACCGGCATTCCTGGATGTCAACGAGGACAAGCCCACGCAGAAAGCACAATGACCACCAGAAGAACGGGGACAGACTTCCCCCTCAAAGAGAGTTACATTTACTCCAAGGTGTGAAAGTTAAACACGATTTTCCGTCATGCCTTACCTTAGATCCTCCCTCCAGAGGACGGGGGCTTCAAAATAAGGCAAAGCGCGGAAATATCAAGAAGAGGGGACGAAGGCTTCCGATGGATGGAAGAAAGTGTTGTTATCTGCTGTCATACAAGCGTCTATCTAAAAACGCCAAGCAAAGAATCATGATGTATAATCCAGCAGGGCTGCCTCCTCGCTGCTGCGCAATCCATGCACGAAGTAGGTGTGGCCGTCGCTCTTATATGGCTGCCGTCGGCGTGCGCGTCCGCGGCGGAGAAAACCGCGCCAAAACTACTGAACCGTCACCCGGCATCGGCGAACATCagccaaatgacttttaaacgCCGTCCATCGCCCCTTTGCCAAAACGAGCGGGCGGGAAATAACGAGTAACGGCGGGCATTGCTAATTTTGCTTCGCGATTGGGTCTATTTCTCGATCGGCGGAGTGATACCACAGTGGGCCGAGATTCCAGGAAAATTGTGGCGGGTAAAAGTTGGGACACAGCGCACGTGGACTCGCGAGGAGATGCCGGGTGTCTCACTGCCTGTCTGTCGCGTCGGTTAAAGCAAAACGACGTGGGAGggatttaaacatttttggtTATGATGAAACGACTGTACTTCTATTTTATACACATTATGGACGAGtgtaatagatagatagatagatagatagatagatagatagatagatagatagatagatagatagatagatagatagatagatagatagatggatggatggatggatggatggatagacggtgtgtttgtgtgcatcgGGACTTTGTGTTTAATAATAGTAACTGTGGAGAGAATCCCCAAAGACTAATGTGAAAAGGTCCTCATGTACGCGCATTAGCAGCAGAAATCCTAGAAAGATGAATGAAGGCACTCCTTGATCCCCGCCGCACAttcctccgtccgtccgtccgtccgtcccttcctttctctttctgcatTGCACGTTACGTAACGGCCGGCGATTCGTCGAGACACGTGCAGGGGCGGGGGCCAATCGTAGCTCGCGGGGTCTTGGATTCACGTGAGTTCCCAGCAAGGCATCCTGTAACCGGAGCCCGGGGTCTCCATACCAAAGGGTTTGCGTCCACTTACATcatgctgctgctttctttaaTATTTGACCATCGCAGTGTTCATTTGTTCAAAAATAAGGGAAGCAGCCGGTTGGTTGTTCTTCCTTATCTACAGATTACTTAATGTTAAGCAAGTTTAATAAAAGAATGAACTCCACCACCTTTGCAAAAGCTGCATTGAGacggttttttttaaataaattaaaaaagaaaagaaaaaaaaacgttttaaaAGCATCATTCTTGTATTTTGGTCTACAGTTACAAACCAGtccacaaaacaccaaaaagattaaaaaacagaGAGCAGACTGGGCAACGCTGAGTTTTAGTCAGCATCCGGTCGGCGACACATGAGGACAGTGGGGTCTTTCAGCACTAGCTGTCTaaccacacaaagaaagaaggagagcAGGGGAATTTGGAGCAGAATAACTGGGTTAATGTGCCACCTACAGGCCAACTGGCAGAGTGACTGCCTGGCCTGGTGTCGGTGCTGAATACTAAAGCTTCTGGCTGACTCACTGTTAAATCCTGACTCAATCATTCATTCTGTCGTCCCAAAGCTCTCTTCTTGGtctcattaaagtgaaatacTAAGGTTGTAGTATTTGTCATAGGTATTTACAATTGAGGCCCAGGATTATGTTTCTAAGATAAAGAGatgctctggtttcctcccattTCATGGAATCTTTGCCTCACCTAAGAACCCAGTGTCATTCATAGATTTATAAGTTCCAGAATATGTCATTTAATACTTTCCACATGTTACAGATTTAATGGTCACTGAAAAATATATTTACCGTCTTTCATAAGTTTTTAGTTGTAGATGAGCTGCTATTGATAGTAGTACAGTAAAAAATATTCACatccttagggttagggttagggttaaataaataaatgttcttcCCAACCATAGCAAGGACTGAAGCTACAGTGCTTTCACTCTGGTTCTCCCAAAATAATAAATCTGTTATAAACACAAGAAAccccaaacacaaaacagctggAAGACCCAGCAGCTGGGTATTAAATGGTTTAAGTGGTTTCAGGGTGTGTTCTTCATGGTCTTTAATGGACACATCCATTTGTCTTACTTTACTTAACCAGCTGCTGCAAGAGGGAGGAAATGCCTGGAGCATTCTTCTAGGACCGGCCCTCatgtggtgcatgtgtgtgtgtgtgtgtgtgtgtgtgtgtggtgcctggTAGTAGTCATCAAAGGGAGTTACCACAGAGCTTTGCCAGGAACACATAATAGCACATCCTGTTGCACTTTCTCCTgctgtgtgccagtgtgtgtgtgtgtgtgtatgtgtgtgtgtgtgccagcgtgtgtgtgtggtgatttGCCAGGTTATTgacatgacatcactgatgtgtCAGAAAACTTAAACCTGCCATTTTTATAAGCCCACAACAGTGACGGTGTGTATTTCTGTATTCTACCGACTAAATAGTAAGGAGACACCCTGGTCTAACAAGGAGGTGCAGATGTTTCTGAGCTGTGTGGTAGACtagatggagctgcaggtgagagcagaaacaggCTCACCGGGAGGTCTCTCATGGGCGTTCAGAGGAACCAGCAATCACCTAAGAACACTCAAGGAACAAAAAGGGACAAACTACAAGTTTTTATCCAAAGGACAAGTGTTTCAATCAAATTGATGCCCTTCCCGCTGTGGTAAACCATATATTGTAGCATGATTTCTAGCTCTTCTGTTAAGATTATGATGATAAAAGAGTCAACATTGCACCAGGCTTCGGACCGCCTCCTTATGAAGACCCTGCCTACTGGGCTGGCTACGGTTCCCAGGGAGAGAACTTGCATTGAGGAACTGGAGGTTATTGATCAGCCTCGTTTGCTGACCCTTTTTGTTGGCCACATCCTCCACTTCCGCTCTCAGAAGAGACTTGGCCCCCCACCggaacaggaagctgcttaCACTGAGCTTGTAgagccacaggaagtggaatgtatttgtatttgagaCGTTAACAGTGCGGTTATACCAAAATTCACACATTTAATTATCGCTTCCTCAAAGACGTGACCTTAGGATGTAAGAGAAGGACGCGTAATCTAAAGGTTGATGGTCATCAGTTGAAACAAACACtggaccccttcagacccctcaagaccccttcagaccccttaaGACCTCTttagacccctccagaccccttcagacccctcaagacccctcaagacccctctagaccccttcagaccccttcagaccccttaaTACCTCTTCAGACCtcttcagacccctccagaccccttcagacccctcaagaccccttcagaccccttcagacccctccagaccccttcaaacccctcaagaccccttcagaccccttcagacccctgcagacccctccacacccctcaagaccccttcagacccctgcaGACCCCTCCgcaccccttcagacccctccacaccccttcagacccctccagacccctccaAACCCCCCgagacccctcaagacccctcaagaccc is drawn from Takifugu rubripes chromosome 19, fTakRub1.2, whole genome shotgun sequence and contains these coding sequences:
- the LOC101072742 gene encoding myc proto-oncogene protein-like, translated to MLQNFSQSQNWLFSEPLFFDDEIYESMSLMDFQSLPTPPQSPPMKAGAAGSNPLSKEDQLSYVSNILLEDQDMQLNWTCDFFQPEGKEKDELSDPCSPEEDSSEECLWQCLAGDRTLEEKLVLGSSPLLPEMNTGIFEGMADSMLDCQSLMNTQEQPSEATSDYGSTGGELSTYSSSDSEEEIDVVTVVRCPSSPCPLPSAADLRVHRQKLEEEQRALERHNIEIQLQHNYAAPRPASPPPSNVCSKRPRGGDSSSRFSASVRSSAALSSRFHHHSSMETEDEEERRRTHNVMERQRRNELKNCFTRLRDIVPELCHNDKASKVVILKKARDYIYGLEDKAHILETKRNKLRVKQQDLKARLEQLRS